The window AACTGCATCTTTTTCTAATAATGTATCACATAAGCCAAGAACTCTCGTCTGTGTTAAACATGACCCTAACTGCTCTTTATACTCTTCTATCTTATGGTCAAGATGTCCCGCAACCTCAGGAGTAAAATTCTCTTGATACTTAATATGAAAAAGACGTTTAAGCTCCTTCTGCCAAGTTGCTTTTGCATTAACTATTTCACTCTCATAACCTGACTTATAACCTTCAAGACCCCTAGTTAAAGCTGTTATGGCTTCTTTTGCATCTGCCACAACCTTCACAGCATCCAGTTTATAAGCATCAAAGGAAGCCACGTTAATGTTCACAAAATCCACTTCTGGGTTTTGGAATAACCACTTAGAAGCCGTTGTAAAATCTGTATAACGCGTACCAATGCCAATCACCACATCCGCCTCTTTGGCTAGTACATTAGCAGCATAACAGCCTGTCGTACCAATACCACCCATGTTTAACGGGTGATCATACACAATGGCGCTCTTACCTGCCTGTGTCTCACCAAAAGGAATATGAAAGGTTTCAGCAAAGACCCGAAGGGCCTCCCCTGCTTCTGAATAGCGAACACCTCCACCACACACAATCAACGGTTTCTTCTTCTTTTCAATCATCTCAACAGCATCTTGAATCATCCCTTCTGTAGGAAGGGTTCTCTCAATTCTATGCACACGTTTGTCAAAGAAGCGCACTGGATAATCATAAGCCTCACCTTGAACGTCCTGAGGCAATGCTATGGTGACAGCACCTGTTTCAGCCGGGTCCGTTAAAACACGCATGGCATGAATCATGGAATACATTAACTGCTCAGGACGACTAATACGATCCCAATACTTACTCACCCCACGGTAACAATCATTAGTCGACAGATTCAAATCATGAAACTGCTCCACCTGTTGCAGTACTGGATCTGGTTGTCTCGAAGCATACGTATCACCTGGCAAGAATAATACCGGTATTCGATTCGCCGTGGCCGTCGCCGCTGCTGTCACCATGTTAGCAGCTCCTGGACCTACCGAAGACGTACACGCATAGATTTGCTTACGATGCTTCTGCTTCGCATAACCAATAGCCGCATGTGCCATCCCCTGTTCATTACGCCCTTGATGCACAACCAAATCCCCTGAATCCTGCTCTAACGCCTGACCAAGACCCAGAACATTACCATGTCCAAAAATCGTAAAAATACCTTTCACAAACTTCTGTTCCACCCCATCAAACACCACATACTGACTATCCAAAAACCTCACCAAAGCCTGGGCCATCGTTAATCGAATCGTTTCCATCCCTACATTTTACCTCCTTAAATGTTTCACATTGTACAGGATACATAACTGAGTTTTACTTGACCCTATACATCTTAATTAAACACCCTATACCTCTAATAAAACTCTTCCACTTACCAACACCTTGCACCACATCTAACGCAGCCTAGTAGCTTAATAGGTCGCTAAAGAAAGTGACTTTTAATGCTGCCTTAGCATATCTTAGCGAACGAAAAGTAATCTTGCGTTAAAAATCTTAAACTGTCTGACCGCAGGGAGTTTTTAAGATTTAGCAAGATTACTTGCAGTGAGCTTAGTTATGCTTAGGCAACATTAACAAAACTTTCTTTAACGACCTATTAAACTACGCCCCCTTGCACTACCCTAAAACCAACCAGCAATCAGCAATCAATCAAGCTACTTCTCCCCCCAAACCTCCACATCCTCATCCAACAACCAAACATGCTTCTCCTCAAACGTCCTATCCTTCAACCAACGCTTCTCTTCAATATGAGGAATCATCCATACATAATACATAGCATACCCCGGCGCCGAACACTGCGGATGCACCACATTACTCCTTATACAAGATGTACTCCTATGCTCTACTTTATAAGCATCATCACCAATTAAACTAAAACCATATCCCGTATCCGGTAAAAAACGATAATGATATACTTCCGGTTGTACATGATAATGAGGCGGATACGAAGACGATTTACCAGGATGATTAATGACTTCACCTATAACAAGATTAGAATAAGGCGCTATATCATCATCAATAATGGTTCTTACTGTACGATTAGACGTATTGCCAAGAACATCCTTACCAAATACCTCACTGACAGTATCTTCTTGCCCATATAATTTAGCCTCAAACATGTTATCATTCTCAACTGCCTCATAACACAGTTCTGATTCATCCTTACCCGTGATAACCACTTTCGTATCTCTCGGTACATGCAAACACACTGGATTGTCATCAAAGCAACTCACACGCTTCATTGTTTCCCTATAACCATCCCATTCAAAAGTCACTTCCCCTTCTATTAATAGAATGGCTCTTTCTTTTGCCTCATGATTTTCATATGAAAAACCATCTTTCACACGAATAATACCAACGTCCATACGCATATCACCATGTTTTCCTTCAAGCTCCGTAATGGCATTATACCCATAGGCATAAGGTTCTTTTTGATGTTCTACCATGTTTTCCCCTCCAATCTATTGATACAATAATCTACCAACCTAGTCGCTTATATTTCTGATGAATGACTTCTTTTATGGCTTCCATAGGCCTTTTAAAGCATTTAATACGATCAAATGCCTGTGAATCAGCCATTATTTCTTCACGCAGGGTATGACCAAAAGCCATGCGAAGTGCTGTACCGATATTGACTTTTGCGACGCTTGTAGCAGCAAGCTTCGTTAAATCATCATCTGTAAGACCTGTTGAACCATGAATCACCAATGGTACGTCTGTCAGCTCCTGTATCTGTTCTAAACGTTCATATTGAATCTTCGCATCTTGTACCTGCATACGGTGAAGTGTTCCCACAGCTACAGCCAATGCATCAACACCTGTTTCTTCTGCAAATTGCTTGGCTTCTGCTGGGTCTGTGTACATGGCTATTGCATGAATGGATGGATCGTTATAACCAACACAACCGATTTCAGCCTCTACAGATATTGCGCACGCGTGTGCAAGACGAACAACTTCTTGTGTTTGACGTATGTTTTCCTCTAATGGCAGTCCTGAACCATCATACATCACCGACGTATATCCTGCACAAATTGCCTTAGCACATAACGCATAATCTTTTCCATGGTCCAGATGTACACATACTGGAATGTCCGTGTCTTCACCCATTGCTCCATATAAGGCTGCCTGATACTTGACATCCATATGGGCTACAGCATCTTTATTGGTCATAAGAATGGCAGGCGCATTTAACGCTTCTGCTACTTCAATGACCATCTTAGCATCTTCGTATCCATATACGTTAAACCCTGGAACGGCTTTATCTGCAACAGCAGCTTCTTTCATCATCTTAACCATATTGACTAACATAGCATTCTCTCCTTTCAAACATGGATTACTTAGCTAAATCACCAAATAATTCTTCATCTGAAGGAATGACTTCTTTAATGGGTTCAGATACCCAAGTGACATTAATAAATTGCTTCCAAGTAATGTTCTCAGAAGATACATTACCACCCCAAGTACCGCAACCAAGTGTTAATGTAAAGGGCATACCGTTATCCCAGTTGCCGCTATTGGCATAGCATTGCGGTTGCCTAACCATGATACGGCTAACCTTAACTTTATTTCCTAATGTTTCGACTCTATCTTGATCGGTTGTATGTATACCACATGAGTGACCAGCACCTTGGTAACCTGTGATGTCATTGACTTTGGCTACAGCAGCGTCGAAATCTTTTACCTTATACAGCGTCACCACAACGGACATCTTCTCACCTGAGAAAGGATAATCCGGTCCAACACCATCTTCCTCAACCATGATAAATACCTCTTTTTCGCCAATGTTTATACCTGCAAGGTCTGCAATCTTACCTGCTGGTTGAGCTACAATATGACGACTAAGATGCCCATCTTCCCACATAGCGCTTTGTAACTTGGTCTTTTCCTCAGATGTGGCTAAATGGCCGCCTTCAGCTTGTAAATGAGCAACTAAATCATCGTAAACGCTTTCAACGATAACTAAGGCATTCTCCGCTGAACAACTTGTTGCAAAATCGAATGTTTTACTTAATTTAATCTTATGTGCCGCATCTTTTATATCAGCCGTTTCATCAACAATAATGACCGCATTACCAGCTCCAACCCCGTATGCTGGCGTGCCTGATGAATAAGCTGACTTCACCATGCCAGCACCACCTGTCGCCACAACAAGGTCACATTGCTTCATTAATTCATTACTTGAATCAAGGGAGGGCTCTTCAATGGTCACAATCAAATCTTCCGGTGCTCCATGTTTCTTAAGGGTTGCCCGCATCATATCTACAATGAGTTTATTGGTTTTCTTCGTACGTGGGTGTGGTGCAAATACAATGGCATTACGCCCCTTAATGGCATTCATAGCTTTAATCACAGGTGTCGCTTCTGGATTAGTACAAGGTACTAATGCACCAATGACACCTACGGGTTTTGCAAACTTAATCAATCCTTTTTCTGGAACCCGCTCAATGACACCAACGGACTTACAGTCTTTCATATCCCGTAGTGCACCTCGCACTTTTTTCATTAACTTACCATATTTGCCTTCATAATTACCCAGATGAGACTCTTCTATTGCAAGTGTTGCAACCGCCTTCGCATTGTCGACGTTTACCATATCCCAAGCAATTGCCGTCACTAACGCATCCACTTGCTTTTGGCTGTAACCTTCCGCTATTTCTTGTGCTGCCTTAGCACGTGCAATTAATGCCCTTACCATGGACTTTGCATCTGACATATTGTTGTCCTCCTTTAATGTCTTATTATTTTATAACAGCTTCATGATTAGATTTGCTCAACATCATAAGCCTTTTCTCCATCATATTGCTCTATAAACCGTTCAATCTTATCAATCCCAGGCATTGCGTCAGAACAGCTATGACTGGATACCACAATAGAAGCGGATGCCGCACCGATCTCCATGGCTTTACCTGGGTCATATCCTTGCATCAAGCCATAAATAAAGCCGCCGGCATAAGAATCACCAGCACCAAAAGTCTTCACAGGTATGACAGGAAATACTGCTCCTGTATACTGATCACCTTCTAATGTATAAGCAAAAGACCCTTTTTTACCATGTTTGATCACCATGATCTTAGCGTTGAAATCGAACCACTTCTTAGCTGTAACGCCATCATTTGTATTACCTGGGTTGGAAAACATCTCTAGCATATCAAACTCTTCACGGGTACCAATAATCACATCACATTTTTCAGCTGCCAAACTATAATAAATAGCTGTTTCCTCAACAGATTTCCATGTATACGGGCGATAATCAATATCAAAGAAAACAACCGTATTATGTTTTCTTGCCAGTTCCAATACGGCAAATACGGCTTCCCTTGAGGGACTTGCAGCAAGTGCCGTACCTGAAATAAGAACAGCTTTTGCACGCTTAATATACTCTTCCTTCACATCAGTTACTTCTAGTTTTAGATCAACGGCATCTGATCGGTACATTAGAATACTGCAATCCGTAGGTGACTTAATTTCTGTAAAGGCAAGACCTGTCTTAGCTCCGGATTTATCAACTACCACATGAGAAGCGTCGATGTTGTTATCACCTAAATACTGAAGAATAAAACGACCTAATGGATCATCTGCTACTCTGCCGATAAACCCTGCTTTTAGACCAAGCCTTGATACAGCAACTGAGATGTTAGCAGGCGAACCACCTAAATATTTTGTAAAGGTATTTGTTTCTTCCATTGGACGATGAATCTCGTTGGCATTTAAGTCGACAGCTAAACGACCTACAGCAATTAAATCTAACGGTCTGTCTTCCTGAAAAACTAAGTTGTTCATATCTGTTCTCTCCTTTTTTATGTAGGAATATGAATTTCCTTTTATTCACCTAAAACCTATATGGGACAAGATAGAAACCACATAATCGTTCTATTCTTTTCATTAGGTTAAACGTTTTCTCTCCCTCTAAAAAAATAACTATTTTTCTATTTTTTTTACAGAATCCCTGATCACTAGACTGGGCTCAAAAACGAGATTATCTTGAGTATGCTTACCATGACCTTCTATAATATTGATAATCATACGGGCTGCTTCTCTTCCCATATCGTAGATGGGTTGAGCAACGGTAGTCAACTTAGGCCGTACTAATCGTGTCATTTCAATGTTATCAAAACCTACGACAGATATATCTTCTGGTACACACATGCCAAGTTCTTCTATCTTTTCCATTGCACCGATGGCCATAAGATCATTACAACAAGCAACAGCTGTCATGTCTGTTCCTGTTTCCAGTAATCTTTCCATAGCATCATAACCATCTTTGATGGCATACTCTCCTTGTACCACTAAATCAGAATCAATAGCAATACCGTTGTCTTCAAGGGCTTTAAGATACCCTTTATACCGTTCATTAATGGAATAACTATCAAGAGGTCCCGTCATAAACCCAATGCGCCGGTGACCATTATGTATGAGGTATTCAATCATATCATACATGGCCTTGTGATTATCCAGATATACACATTTACAGCCTTTTATCTCTGGTTTCGAATCAATAAAAACCAGTGGTAAGGAGCTTTTTAGAATCTTGTTCAAAATGGTGTCACTGATGTTTTTAAAATTATTATAAATAATACCGCATACATAGTGTTCACCAAGAAAATCCAAATATGCCGCTTCTTTATCCATGGAATTGTTGCCATCACATAAGATGATGTTATAACCATGTTTTGAGGCTTCATCTTCTATTCCTTTTGCCATTTTAGGGTAAAAAGGATTGGTTAAATCGGGTATAATCAAACCAATAATTTTGGATTTTTTCGTCACAAGCCCCCGTGCTACAGCACTTGGCTGGTAATTATATTCCTCAACAAGTTCAAGTATTCGTTTCCTTGTGTCCTCACCTACACCTTTACTTTTGTTATTAACAACCCTGGAAACTGTGGCTACGGACACGTTTGCTTTCTCAGCGATATCTTTTATGGTTATTTTCATCATTTCCAACTCCTAATTAACGCTTACATTAATGAAACTTATCAAATGACAATGTCTATACAATGCTTATTCTTTGTCATTAGCATAGAGTAAACGTTTTAGTAAATTTAATTTCATTATATATCCCTCATTAAATCCTGTCAATATAAATAATTATTTAACAAGGTCTTCTATGGTTATTACCATGTTGTTGGAAAATAGTGCTATGTGACCTGTTTATTCAACACTATCTTATGATAGAATTTACATACGTATTAATTCATTGGTTTCAAATGCCTTTTTACACTGATAAGCAATCTCCGTTGTCTTGGTACCATCATAAACCGTAACTTCTGGTTTTCTATGGTCATGTATACACTTAATAAATTCATTAATCTCTGCCAAGTAAGCTTGTTCAAAGCGCTCCAAGAAATCCTGAGAACACTCTTGGCGTACACCATGATGGTCCAATATCTCAACCATATTTTTTTGTGGTACACTGGCAATCCTTAATGTGGCTTTCGTACCAATAATTTCAGTTTCTACATTATACCCATGTGGTGCAGTCCGACCTGCAAATAAAAATACCATGGCATCATTTTCCATCTGCATAAGAGCCGCTACATTATCCCCATCCTTGAACGCCCCAAACTCCTGATGGGCATAACAACCACCAATGGCATGGATGGTTATTGGCTCTGAGTCTACCATCCAACGGGCAAGATCAATATCGTGAACGGCCATATCAATAAATTGTCCGCCGCTATGTCCAGCATAAGCAATGGCTCCCTCGATACAACTCTCTGGGTCTTGAGAATAACCTCTAAATAAGACCACATTGCCAATGTCCCCATTTCTAATTTTTTCTCTTGCATAAGCATAAGAAGGGTCATAGCGCCTCATAAAACCCAGCATAAATACTAATTCTGGATGACGCTCAACAGCTTCTTCCGCTATCTTACATTCCTCTAGATTCGTACCTAATGGCTTCTCAGAGAATACATGTAGTCCTGCATCAAGAGCCTGTGCTATCTGCGTTGTATGTAAGCTGGAAGGTGACGAAATCACAACTGCATCTAATGCCTGATTCGTTATCATGTCCTCATAATCTGTATAGCGATTGGGGATGCCCCAAGCATCTGCTGTTTTATTTAACTTCACTTCATCTTTATCACATAGAGCAACAAGCTCGGCCCCTGGTATTTTAAAAGCTATATTTTCAGCATGTTGATATCCCAAACGACCAAGACCAACTGCACCAATTTTTATCTTCTTCATCTTCCCTTCGAAACGGTAATCTTGTAAAGTCATTCAATAACCTTAACAACCGTTTCTTCACCTCCTTCGACATATCTTCATGATTTATAGACATAACCGTTATTTTTTCTTTTTATTCTTACGCATATCAATAATAACAGCGCCAACAATGATAACGCCTTTAAAGACCTGTTGATAATAGCCGCTAACCCCTAGTAAGTTCAGTCCATTATTTAGGATACCTAAAATTAAAGCACCAACCACAGCCCCCCATATGGTACCAATCCCCCCTGAGTGGGATGTACCACCAATGGTTGTTGCTGCAATGGCATCAAGCTCATAAGACATACCCATACCTGGCTGTCCTGTGTTAACTCTTGCAGATAATACAAAACCTGCAAGACCAGCTAATAATCCAGCATAGGCATAGATTTTAATCAGATTACGATCCACATTAATACCGGATACCTCTGCCGCATGAATATTACCGCCAATGGCAAAGATATTCTTGCCAAAACGGGTATGATTCAATAGGATATAGGTGATCAAAATCATTATGATATACAGTATAACCGGAACAGGAATCCCTCGAAAATCGCCAAAACCTAAGACATAGGATTGACCAAACCATTGATAGGATTTCGTAAGGGTCGATACAGGACGGCCATTGGAATAAATCTGGGCAAATCCTCTTGCTGAAACCATCATACCCAAGGTAGCAATAAAAGGGGGTATACCCGTTTTTGCAATGAGCGTACCATTGATCAATCCAGCAATGAGTCCCACTAAGAGAGCCGCTATAATCGGTACAAGCACAATCATTTCTGGTAGATTAGGAAACATTTTTGCTTGCCAGTCACCTTGTTGCCCTAGACTAGCTGCTACAACCGCTGCAACGGCTAATACAGAACCGGATGATAGGTCAATCCCTTTAGCGATAATAACAAGGGTTACCCCTAAAGAAATTAATCCAATGACCGATATCTGTCTCACCACATTGAACAGGTTCTTAGCTGTCATAAAAACAGGTGACATAAAACTCATGAGTACAAACATGACGATTAAAACAAGTACGATACCATACTTACTTAAAAACGCTTTTTGAGAAGCAAATGTATCTTTTGGCTTTTTAGTTAACATAATAACGGTTGATTTGTTATCAGCCTTTTGCTTATTGTTTTGCATATGTAGTCCTCCCTTTGTTCTAATTGGTATTGGTGGCATGTTGCATGATCCGCTCTTGATTGGCATCTTCTCGGTCAATCCTGCCCGTTACTTTTCCTTCATGCATCACCACAATGGTATCACTCATACCAAGAATCTCTGGTAACTCTGAACTGATCATGATAATGGATTTTCCTTGTGCTGCTAATTCCGTGATTAAGCTGTGAATCTCAGATTTAGCGCCAACATCAATACCCCGGGTAGGTTCATCAAGTATTAAGATATCCGGTTGTGTCAACAACCATCTTGCTACAAGCACTTTTTGCTGGTTACCTCCTGATAGGTTTTGAATCTGTTGATTGAGGCTTGGTGTTTTGATTCTAATCTTATTTTTATAGTCATCACAATCCTGTACAATCTTTTTGTGCTGGACAAATCCCGTTGCAATATAATCGCTCATGTTTGCAATCACCATGTTATCTTTTACACTGAGCATGGGGAAAATCCCTGTATGTCTTCTATCTTCTGTTAATAACGCTAATTTATTATGAATGGCTATTTCCGGTGATTTTATGTCCACTTCCTCACCTTCGATAATGATACACCCAGATGTTTTTTTCCTAATACCAAATATGGTTTCAATCACTTCTGTTCTTCCTGCCCCAACAAGACCGGCTATACCTAGAATTTCTCCTTTTCTAACACAGAATGAAACATCATGAAAAACACCTTCAACGGTTAACTTTTCAACACGTAATCTCTCTTCGCCTATGTCACATTTAATCTTAGGAAACATGTCATCTAGTTCACGTCCAACCATTAATTGGATGAGCGT is drawn from Vallitalea pronyensis and contains these coding sequences:
- a CDS encoding ABC transporter permease — encoded protein: MQNNKQKADNKSTVIMLTKKPKDTFASQKAFLSKYGIVLVLIVMFVLMSFMSPVFMTAKNLFNVVRQISVIGLISLGVTLVIIAKGIDLSSGSVLAVAAVVAASLGQQGDWQAKMFPNLPEMIVLVPIIAALLVGLIAGLINGTLIAKTGIPPFIATLGMMVSARGFAQIYSNGRPVSTLTKSYQWFGQSYVLGFGDFRGIPVPVILYIIMILITYILLNHTRFGKNIFAIGGNIHAAEVSGINVDRNLIKIYAYAGLLAGLAGFVLSARVNTGQPGMGMSYELDAIAATTIGGTSHSGGIGTIWGAVVGALILGILNNGLNLLGVSGYYQQVFKGVIIVGAVIIDMRKNKKKK
- a CDS encoding aldehyde dehydrogenase family protein → MSDAKSMVRALIARAKAAQEIAEGYSQKQVDALVTAIAWDMVNVDNAKAVATLAIEESHLGNYEGKYGKLMKKVRGALRDMKDCKSVGVIERVPEKGLIKFAKPVGVIGALVPCTNPEATPVIKAMNAIKGRNAIVFAPHPRTKKTNKLIVDMMRATLKKHGAPEDLIVTIEEPSLDSSNELMKQCDLVVATGGAGMVKSAYSSGTPAYGVGAGNAVIIVDETADIKDAAHKIKLSKTFDFATSCSAENALVIVESVYDDLVAHLQAEGGHLATSEEKTKLQSAMWEDGHLSRHIVAQPAGKIADLAGINIGEKEVFIMVEEDGVGPDYPFSGEKMSVVVTLYKVKDFDAAVAKVNDITGYQGAGHSCGIHTTDQDRVETLGNKVKVSRIMVRQPQCYANSGNWDNGMPFTLTLGCGTWGGNVSSENITWKQFINVTWVSEPIKEVIPSDEELFGDLAK
- a CDS encoding LacI family DNA-binding transcriptional regulator; its protein translation is MMKITIKDIAEKANVSVATVSRVVNNKSKGVGEDTRKRILELVEEYNYQPSAVARGLVTKKSKIIGLIIPDLTNPFYPKMAKGIEDEASKHGYNIILCDGNNSMDKEAAYLDFLGEHYVCGIIYNNFKNISDTILNKILKSSLPLVFIDSKPEIKGCKCVYLDNHKAMYDMIEYLIHNGHRRIGFMTGPLDSYSINERYKGYLKALEDNGIAIDSDLVVQGEYAIKDGYDAMERLLETGTDMTAVACCNDLMAIGAMEKIEELGMCVPEDISVVGFDNIEMTRLVRPKLTTVAQPIYDMGREAARMIINIIEGHGKHTQDNLVFEPSLVIRDSVKKIEK
- a CDS encoding 5-deoxy-glucuronate isomerase — its product is MVEHQKEPYAYGYNAITELEGKHGDMRMDVGIIRVKDGFSYENHEAKERAILLIEGEVTFEWDGYRETMKRVSCFDDNPVCLHVPRDTKVVITGKDESELCYEAVENDNMFEAKLYGQEDTVSEVFGKDVLGNTSNRTVRTIIDDDIAPYSNLVIGEVINHPGKSSSYPPHYHVQPEVYHYRFLPDTGYGFSLIGDDAYKVEHRSTSCIRSNVVHPQCSAPGYAMYYVWMIPHIEEKRWLKDRTFEEKHVWLLDEDVEVWGEK
- a CDS encoding class II fructose-bisphosphate aldolase; the encoded protein is MLVNMVKMMKEAAVADKAVPGFNVYGYEDAKMVIEVAEALNAPAILMTNKDAVAHMDVKYQAALYGAMGEDTDIPVCVHLDHGKDYALCAKAICAGYTSVMYDGSGLPLEENIRQTQEVVRLAHACAISVEAEIGCVGYNDPSIHAIAMYTDPAEAKQFAEETGVDALAVAVGTLHRMQVQDAKIQYERLEQIQELTDVPLVIHGSTGLTDDDLTKLAATSVAKVNIGTALRMAFGHTLREEIMADSQAFDRIKCFKRPMEAIKEVIHQKYKRLGW
- the iolC gene encoding 5-dehydro-2-deoxygluconokinase; the encoded protein is MNNLVFQEDRPLDLIAVGRLAVDLNANEIHRPMEETNTFTKYLGGSPANISVAVSRLGLKAGFIGRVADDPLGRFILQYLGDNNIDASHVVVDKSGAKTGLAFTEIKSPTDCSILMYRSDAVDLKLEVTDVKEEYIKRAKAVLISGTALAASPSREAVFAVLELARKHNTVVFFDIDYRPYTWKSVEETAIYYSLAAEKCDVIIGTREEFDMLEMFSNPGNTNDGVTAKKWFDFNAKIMVIKHGKKGSFAYTLEGDQYTGAVFPVIPVKTFGAGDSYAGGFIYGLMQGYDPGKAMEIGAASASIVVSSHSCSDAMPGIDKIERFIEQYDGEKAYDVEQI
- the iolD gene encoding 3D-(3,5/4)-trihydroxycyclohexane-1,2-dione acylhydrolase (decyclizing) encodes the protein METIRLTMAQALVRFLDSQYVVFDGVEQKFVKGIFTIFGHGNVLGLGQALEQDSGDLVVHQGRNEQGMAHAAIGYAKQKHRKQIYACTSSVGPGAANMVTAAATATANRIPVLFLPGDTYASRQPDPVLQQVEQFHDLNLSTNDCYRGVSKYWDRISRPEQLMYSMIHAMRVLTDPAETGAVTIALPQDVQGEAYDYPVRFFDKRVHRIERTLPTEGMIQDAVEMIEKKKKPLIVCGGGVRYSEAGEALRVFAETFHIPFGETQAGKSAIVYDHPLNMGGIGTTGCYAANVLAKEADVVIGIGTRYTDFTTASKWLFQNPEVDFVNINVASFDAYKLDAVKVVADAKEAITALTRGLEGYKSGYESEIVNAKATWQKELKRLFHIKYQENFTPEVAGHLDHKIEEYKEQLGSCLTQTRVLGLCDTLLEKDAVIVGAAGSLPGDLQRVWCPKEANTYHMEYGYSCMGYEINAALGVKLAEPEQEVYAMVGDGSYMMLHSELVTSIQERVKINVLLFDNMTFGCINNLQMGHGMGSFGTEMRYRNPETGMLDDNLITIDFAMCAAGYGCKTYTVTTEEEFIAALADAKKQKVSTLMDIKVLPKTMTDGYESWWRVGNAQVAEKASITNATRKLNTEIDKARPY
- a CDS encoding sugar ABC transporter ATP-binding protein: MSNYVLEMKNIVKVFPGVRALDGVCLRLKPGHVHALMGENGAGKSTLMKCIIGIHPPTSGEIVYKGKKVNMTNTNKALQMGISMIHQELSPILHRSIMENIWLGREPKKGFFVDHKKMYQQTKNLLDSLDLNLDPKEKMANLTVAKMQMIEIAKAVSYNSEVVIMDEPTSALTDREVEHLFRIIQQLKAQGTAIVYISHKMDEIFQISDEITVLRDGQYVATHEAKALDTNTLIQLMVGRELDDMFPKIKCDIGEERLRVEKLTVEGVFHDVSFCVRKGEILGIAGLVGAGRTEVIETIFGIRKKTSGCIIIEGEEVDIKSPEIAIHNKLALLTEDRRHTGIFPMLSVKDNMVIANMSDYIATGFVQHKKIVQDCDDYKNKIRIKTPSLNQQIQNLSGGNQQKVLVARWLLTQPDILILDEPTRGIDVGAKSEIHSLITELAAQGKSIIMISSELPEILGMSDTIVVMHEGKVTGRIDREDANQERIMQHATNTN
- the iolG gene encoding inositol 2-dehydrogenase, whose amino-acid sequence is MTLQDYRFEGKMKKIKIGAVGLGRLGYQHAENIAFKIPGAELVALCDKDEVKLNKTADAWGIPNRYTDYEDMITNQALDAVVISSPSSLHTTQIAQALDAGLHVFSEKPLGTNLEECKIAEEAVERHPELVFMLGFMRRYDPSYAYAREKIRNGDIGNVVLFRGYSQDPESCIEGAIAYAGHSGGQFIDMAVHDIDLARWMVDSEPITIHAIGGCYAHQEFGAFKDGDNVAALMQMENDAMVFLFAGRTAPHGYNVETEIIGTKATLRIASVPQKNMVEILDHHGVRQECSQDFLERFEQAYLAEINEFIKCIHDHRKPEVTVYDGTKTTEIAYQCKKAFETNELIRM